Proteins from a single region of Primulina tabacum isolate GXHZ01 chromosome 5, ASM2559414v2, whole genome shotgun sequence:
- the LOC142545003 gene encoding putative pectinesterase 29, with the protein MAIFFTFDAQKMSLLQSFVGLIIVVLCLSPNTNATTERNIHKRFEDFPTIYVDHSGRGNFTRIQAAIDSVPSYNKNWICIYIRAGTYREKIRIPYDRPLIYLKGEGKRATTVTWDDHESIETSSTFTSFADNIVVKGIKFVNSYNQPPGKSGNPITPAVAGNFQGDKYVFVDCAFIGYQDTLWDVQGRHYFKSCTIEGSVDFIFGSGQSIYEGCVISVVAGSLGVPGYITAQGRESPNEANGFVFKTCHIVGNGKTFLGRPWRSFARVVFANSFMSGIVVPEGWDPWYSVGHEDRLTYAEYNCHGSGSDLSRRVKWANTVSVEVVNRLISMSFIDNEGWIKDWMVA; encoded by the exons ATGGCAATTTTTTTTACCTTTGACGCTCAAAAAATGTCCCTTTTACAATCTTTTGTCGGGTTAATTATCGTGGTTTTATGTTTATCTCCAAATACCAATGCTACTACAGAAAGAAATATACATAAaagatttgaagatttcccAACAATTTATGTTGATCACTCTGGAAGAGGCAATTTCACAAGAATTCAAGCTGCCATTGATTCAGTTCCCTCGTACAACAAGAACTGGATTTGTATTTACATCCGGGCTGGAACTTATAG AGAGAAAATTCGGATTCCGTACGATAGGCCATTGATATACCTTAAAGGAGAAGGGAAGCGAGCTACTACTGTTACTTGGGATGACCATGAATCCATCGAGACAAGCTCTACTTTCACTTCCTTTGCAGACAACATTGTTGTCAAAGGCATTAAATTTGTG AATTCTTACAATCAACCTCCGGGGAAATCCGGTAACCCGATAACGCCAGCGGTTGCAGGCAATTTTCAAGGGGATAAGTATGTGTTTGTGGACTGTGCATTCATAGGATATCAGGATACATTGTGGGATGTTCAAGGGAGGCATTACTTCAAATCATGCACTATTGAAGGATCTGTTGATTTTATCTTTGGTTCTGGCCAATCCATTTATGAG GGATGCGTGATTTCAGTAGTAGCAGGATCCCTTGGAGTTCCAGGCTACATCACAGCTCAAGGAAGAGAAAGCCCTAATGAAGCAAATGGATTTGTATTCAAAACATGCCATATAGTTGGAAATGGAAAAACGTTTTTAGGAAGGCCTTGGAGGAGTTTCGCAAGAGTCGTGTTCGCAAACTCGTTCATGTCCGGAATCGTGGTTCCTGAAGGATGGGACCCTTGGTACAGCGTCGGACACGA agaCCGATTAACTTACGCTGAGTACAATTGTCATGGCTCGGGTTCGGATCTTTCTAGAAGGGTGAAATGGGCAAATACTGTGAGTGTAGAAGTGGTGAATCGATTAATTAGCATGTCATTCATTGATAATGAAGGCTGGATCAAAGATTGGATGGTTGCTTAG
- the LOC142547635 gene encoding large ribosomal subunit protein uL13w-like, with protein MVSGSGICAKRVVVDARHHMLGRLASILAKELLNGQKVVVVRCEEICLSGGLVRQKMKYLRFLRKRMNTKPSHGPIHFRAPSKILWRTIRGMIPHKTKRGAAALARLKVFEGIPPPYDKIKRMVIPDALKVLRLQAGHKYCLLGRLSSEVGWNHYDIIRELEKKRKDRAQATYDSKKQLTKLRVRAKKTAEEKLGAQLDIISPIQY; from the exons ATGGTGTCGGGTTCAGGTATCTGTGCGAAGAGGGTGGTGGTGGACGCGAGGCACCACATGCTTGGTCGTCTGGCCTCCATTCTAGCCAAAGAACTTTTAAATGGGCAGAAGGTGGTTGTGGTTCGCTGCGAGGAGATCTGCCTATCCGGTGGCCTTGTGCGACAGAAGATGAAGTATCTGAGATTCCTCCGGAAGCGTATGAACACCAAGCCCTCTCATGGACCCATTCATTTCAGGGCTCCGTCCAAGATACTGTGGCGTACGATTCGTGG GATGATTCCACACAAGACTAAGCGAGGAGCTGCTGCGCTTGCTCGTTTGAAGGTGTTTGAGGGTATTCCTCCACCTTATGACAAGATCAAGAGGATGGTTATTCCTGATGCTCTCAA GGTGCTGAGGCTTCAGGCTGGGCACAAGTATTGCTTGTTGGGCAGGCTCTCATCAGAGGTTGGATGGAACCACTATGATATTATCAGG GAACTCGAGAAGAAGAGGAAAGACAGAGCTCAAGCCACTTACGACAGCAAGAAGCAGCTGACAAAACTTAGAGTAAGAGCTAAGAAAACTGCTGAAGAGAAGCTTGGTGCCCAACTTGACATTATTTCTCCAATCCAGTATTAA
- the LOC142547636 gene encoding 26S proteasome non-ATPase regulatory subunit 1 homolog A-like, with protein sequence MAAAATMVSSAGGLLAMLNESHPALKLHALSNLNSFVDYFWPEISTSVPIIESLYEDEEFDQRQLAALLVSKVFYYLGELNDSLSYALGAGPLFDVSEDSDYVHTILAKAIDEYASLKTKAAETKVESTKVDSRLEAIVERMLDKCIVDGKNQQAIGMAIECRRLDKLEEAVIKSDNIHATINYCIDVSHSFVNRREYRREVLRLLVKVYQQLPSPDYLSICQRLMFLDEPEGVAIILEKLLRSEVEDDALLAFQIAFDLVENEHQAFLLRVRDQLPSPKPQLSATTQSGSNQPDSAQSGSAVPLQDVQMTDDTQESSSSLNLDQHDEVYAERLAKIRGILSGETSIQLTMQFLYSHNKSDLLILKTIKQSVEVRNSVCHSATIYANAIMHAGTTVDTFLRENLDWLSRATNWAKFSATAGLGVIHRGHLQQGRSLMAPYLPQGGTGGGGGSPYSEGGALYALGLIHANHGEGIKQFLRDSLRTTNVEVIQHGACLGLGLAALGTADDDIFEDIKNVLYTDSAVAGEAAGISLGLLMVGTASEKASELLAYAHETQHEKIIRGLALGIALTVYGREEEADTLIEQMTRDQDPILRYGGMYALALAYRGTANNKAIRQLLHFAVSDVSDDVRRTAVLALGFVLYSDPEQTPRIVSLLSESYNPHVRYGAALAVGISCAGTGLSEAISLLEPLMSDVVDFVRQGALIAMAMVMVQTSEASDSRVGTFRRQLEKIIVDKHEDTMSKMGAILASGILDAGGRNVTIKLLSKSKHDKITAVVGLAVFSQFWYWYPLIYFVSLAFSPTAFIGLNHNLKAPKFEFLSHAKPSLFEYPKPTTVPTTTTSVKLPTAVLSTSARAKARASKKDAEKASVAEPSAVLGSGKGKVVDKDGGDAMQVDSTAEKKAEPEPCFEILTNPARVIPAQEKIIKFLEESRYVPVKSAPSGFVLLKDLRPHEPEQLSLTDAPSSTTSNAGGSSAGQPGSASAMAVDDEPAPPQPFEYTS encoded by the exons ATGGCGGCCGCGGCGACGATGGTGAGTTCTGCCGGAGGGCTTCTGGCGATGCTGAACGAGAGCCATCCGGCTCTTAAGCTGCACGCACTCTCCAACCTCAACTCCTTCGTGGACTATTTCTGGCCGGAGATCTCGACCTCCGTTCCGattat AGAAAGTTTATATGAAGATGAAGAGTTTGATCAAAGGCAACTTGCTGCCTTGCTTGTTTCAAAG GTTTTCTATTATCTAGGTGAACTTAATGACTCGTTATCCTATGCTCTGGGAGCTGGCCCTCTATTTGATGTGTCAGAAGATTCGGACTATGTTCATACTATTCTTG CCAAAGCAATCGATGAATATGCTAGTCTCAAGACTAAGGCAGCTGAGACAAAGGTTGAATCCACGAAGGTTGACTCTAGACTGGAGGCGATCGTTGAGAGAATGCTTGATAA ATGTATAGTTGATGGGAAAAACCAACAAGCTATAGGAATGGCCATTGAATGCAGACGATTGGATAAACTTGAGGAAGCAGTTATAAAGAGTGATAATATTCATGCTACTATCAATTATTGCATCGATGTCTCGCATTCGTTTGTGAATCGAAGAGAATATCGCCGTGAG GTACTCCGCCTGCTTGTCAAAGTATATCAGCAGTTGCCTTCTCCTGATTATTTGAGCATTTGTCAGCGCCTAATGTTTTTAGATGAGCCTGAGGGTGTAGCGATTATATTAGAGAAACTTTTAAGATCAGAAGTTGAGGATGATGCACTTTTGGCATTTCAAATAGCATTTGATCTTGTGGAGAATGAGCACCAGGCTTTCCTTTTGAGAGTGCGAGATCAACTTCCAAGTCCTAAGCCCCAGCTTTCAGCCACCACACAGTCGGGGTCTAATCAACCTGATTCTGCTCAGAGTGGAAGTGCAGTCCCATTACAGGATGTTCAAATGACAGATGATACTCAAGAAAGTAGTAGTTCCTTAAATCTAGATCAGCACGATGAAGTTTATGCAGAGAGGTTGGCAAAAATAAGAGGAATTTTGTCTGGGGAGACTTCAATACAGCTGACTATGCAATTCTTGTACAGTCATAACAA ATCAGATCTTCTCATTCTTAAGACCATAAAGCAATCTGTTGAGGTGAGAAACAGTGTTTGCCATAGTGCAACTATATATGCTAATGCTATTATGCATGCGGGAACAACCGTGGACACATTTCTTCGCGAGAATCTG GACTGGTTAAGCAGGGCTACAAATTGGGCAAAATTTAGTGCCACAGCAGGTCTTGGTGTTATCCACAGAGGTCATCTGCAACAAGGAAGATCTCTAATGGCTCCATACTTGCCGCAGGGTGGAACTGGCGGCGGTGGCGGTAGTCCATATTCTGAAGGTGGAGCTTTATATGCTCTGGGTTTAATTCATGCAAACCATGGGGAGGGAATCAAACAGTTTCTTCGTGATAGCTTGCGGACTACTAATGTTGAG GTTATTCAACATGGTGCCTGCCTAGGTCTTGGTTTGGCAGCCTTGGGCACTGCTGATGATGACATCTTTGAAGACATAAAAAATGTGCTGTATACAGACAGTGCCGTTGCCGGTGAAGCTGCTGGCATTAGTCTGGGTTTACTGATGGTTGGAACTGCAAGCGAGAAAGCCAGTGAATTGCTTGCATATGCACACGAGACCCAGCACGAGAAGATAATTAG GGGTTTGGCATTGGGGATAGCACTTACAGTCTATGGGAGAGAAGAAGAAGCCGATACACTCATTGAGCAAATGACTCGCGATCAAGACCCTATATTGCGCTATGGAGGCATGTATGCATTGGCTTTGGCATACAGGGGAACAGCAAACAATAAGGCAATACGTCAATTGTTGCACTTCGCTGTGTCTGATGTGAGCGATGACGTCCGGCGAACTGCTGTTCTTGCCCTTGGTTTTGTTTTATATTCTGATCCTGAACAG ACTCCTCGTATAGTTTCCTTGTTGTCCGAGTCCTACAACCCTCATGTTCGATATGGCGCCGCATTGGCAGTCGGAATTTCATGTGCTGGCACTGGTCTTAGTGAGGCCATATCATTGCTGGAACCTTTGATGTCTGATGTTGTTGACTTTGTGCGTCAAGGTGCTCTAATTGCAATGGCAATGGTTATGGTTCAGACAAGTGAAGCCAGTGATTCTCGTGTTGGTACATTCAG GCGGCAATTGGAAAAAATTATCGTTGATAAGCATGAAGACACAATGAGCAAGATGGGTGCAATTCTGGCTTCTGGGATCCTAGATGCTGGTGGCAGGAATGTGACAATCAAGTTACTTTCAAAGTCGAAACATGATAAAATTACTGCTGTTGTTGGTCTTGCTGTGTTCAGTCAGTTTTGGTATTGGTACCCACTTATTTATTTCGTTAGTCTAGCATTTTCACCAACTGCCTTCATTGGTTTGAACCACAATCTTAAAGCGCCAAAGTTCGAATTCTTATCTCATGCTAAGCCGTCATTGTTCGAGTACCCTAAGCCTACTACAGTACCGACAACAACTACCTCTGTTAAGCTACCTACTGCGGTTTTGTCCACTTCAGCTAGAGCAAAGGCCAGGGCTAGTAAGAAGGATGCAGAGAAGGCATCTGTTGCAGAACCAAGTGCTGTCCTTGGATCTGGAAAGGGGAAAGTTGTCGACAAGGATGGGGGGGATGCTATGCAG GTTGATAGCACAGCAGAAAAGAAGGCTGAACCCGAGCCATGTTTTGAAATCTTGACCAACCCTGCCAGAGTCATTCCCGCCCAAGAAAAAATTATCAAATTCCTCGAAGAAAGCAGATACGTTCCGGTGAAATCTGCTCCCTCTGGATTCGTACTGTTGAAAGATCTGCGTCCACACGAACCCGAACAGTTATCTCTCACCGATGCACCCTCATCAACAACATCAAATGCAGGTGGATCATCAGCTGGACAACCGGGTTCAGCCTCTGCAATGGCTGTTGATGACGAACCCGCCCCTCCGCAACCATTTGAATACACGTCGTGA